In Meiothermus ruber DSM 1279, the following proteins share a genomic window:
- a CDS encoding metallophosphoesterase — MKVIAIGDLHADFPKLWRALRNSYAVGEDWLPSDPLLRGTYRVVLMGDLVHPKLLADYRRLTGLEDYDPSNPDHLRTAAKAQIRELMRIKRFQEAAPDHITILLGNHDHAAVTGDLVLGNAHLEHREFHPELGGVELPEELKHWIQSFPTQITLYGVNFAHVGPVPWLQTYDEMFYNGREAKEWWLSNADYVERMGYRFGVYGHTVMKNGILIKDKLALIDALDHNQYLELILDEDRLDWEIVEIPPAGTQLY, encoded by the coding sequence ATCAAGGTTATAGCGATAGGAGACTTGCACGCCGACTTTCCTAAGTTGTGGCGGGCCTTGCGGAATTCTTATGCCGTCGGTGAAGACTGGCTACCTTCTGACCCTCTGCTGCGGGGTACCTACCGCGTGGTGCTGATGGGTGATCTGGTACACCCAAAGCTCCTGGCCGACTACCGGCGGCTGACCGGCCTGGAGGACTACGATCCCAGCAACCCCGACCACCTGCGCACGGCGGCCAAAGCGCAGATTCGAGAGCTGATGCGCATCAAGCGTTTCCAGGAGGCCGCCCCCGATCACATCACCATTCTGCTGGGCAACCACGACCACGCAGCGGTCACGGGCGATCTGGTGCTGGGCAATGCCCACCTCGAGCACAGGGAGTTTCACCCCGAGCTGGGGGGCGTGGAGCTTCCGGAGGAACTCAAGCACTGGATCCAGTCCTTCCCCACTCAAATTACCCTCTATGGGGTCAATTTCGCCCACGTAGGGCCGGTACCCTGGCTACAGACCTACGACGAGATGTTCTACAACGGGCGTGAGGCCAAGGAATGGTGGTTGAGCAACGCCGACTACGTCGAGCGAATGGGCTACCGCTTTGGCGTATACGGGCACACCGTGATGAAAAACGGCATCCTCATTAAGGATAAATTGGCCTTAATCGACGCGCTCGATCACAACCAGTACCTCGAGCTGATTCTCGACGAGGACAGGCTGGACTGGGAGATAGTGGAGATCCCACCGGCTGGAACGCAGCTCTACTAG
- a CDS encoding Rad52/Rad22 family DNA repair protein, with product MNDVWDMLLEPFPPEEMQWRVEALSKDKRKALVAPFVSHSALLDRLDEVLGPQGWQDSYEVLQAQPNLYAVKCRLTILNTSKEDLGEGDSLKAAFAEALVRAAAKFGVGRRHMQLEQQWVDYDAGTGQFNPPGTETPSQPPQPGQHERASASEGKPEPQELIDRLLERLKQAGLGKQAAQIVVKYGGYGKHPEETRKLYGELRALLKSQAS from the coding sequence ATGAACGACGTCTGGGATATGCTGCTTGAGCCCTTCCCGCCAGAGGAGATGCAGTGGCGGGTGGAGGCCTTATCTAAAGACAAGCGCAAGGCCCTGGTAGCGCCCTTTGTAAGCCACTCAGCCCTGCTGGATCGCCTCGATGAGGTGCTGGGCCCTCAAGGCTGGCAGGATAGCTATGAGGTGCTTCAAGCCCAACCGAACCTGTATGCAGTTAAGTGCCGCTTAACCATCCTGAATACTTCCAAAGAAGACCTGGGCGAGGGCGATAGCCTCAAGGCTGCTTTTGCCGAGGCGTTGGTGCGAGCAGCCGCTAAATTTGGCGTAGGCCGGCGCCATATGCAACTTGAACAACAGTGGGTTGATTACGATGCCGGCACCGGACAATTCAACCCGCCCGGCACAGAGACCCCCTCCCAGCCACCTCAACCAGGCCAACACGAGCGCGCATCCGCCAGCGAGGGTAAGCCCGAACCACAAGAGCTGATCGATCGCCTGCTCGAGCGCCTCAAGCAAGCTGGTCTGGGCAAACAGGCTGCACAAATCGTGGTGAAGTACGGGGGGTATGGCAAACACCCCGAGGAAACCCGTAAACTTTACGGCGAGCTCCGGGCTTTGCTAAAAAGTCAGGCTTCATGA
- the rplJ gene encoding 50S ribosomal protein L10: MPSKRNIENLEALTAALKGAGGSFFVVNYQGLEAGPTGKLRKAVREKGGEMIVAKNTLIRKAIRDLGLPEVDGLSGPSAVVVFSDPAAVAKALKEFAKTNDKGIPVLKAGVLSGQALTGQQVEALADLPSQKELQAELVGVLSATMSNFVGVLGAKAQEFVGILDAQVQKLEAA, from the coding sequence TTGCCTAGCAAGCGCAACATCGAAAACCTCGAGGCGCTCACCGCTGCTTTAAAGGGCGCGGGTGGCTCGTTCTTCGTGGTGAACTACCAAGGGCTTGAGGCAGGGCCGACCGGTAAGCTTCGTAAGGCGGTACGGGAAAAGGGTGGCGAGATGATCGTCGCCAAAAACACCCTGATCCGCAAAGCCATCCGCGATCTGGGTCTGCCGGAGGTCGATGGCCTAAGCGGCCCCTCAGCGGTGGTGGTTTTCTCTGACCCTGCTGCGGTGGCCAAGGCCCTCAAGGAGTTCGCCAAGACGAACGATAAAGGCATTCCCGTGCTCAAAGCGGGGGTGCTCTCGGGGCAGGCCCTCACGGGCCAGCAGGTAGAGGCCCTGGCCGATCTGCCCAGCCAAAAGGAATTGCAAGCCGAGCTGGTCGGCGTGCTGTCCGCCACGATGTCCAACTTCGTGGGCGTGCTGGGGGCGAAGGCCCAGGAATTCGTTGGCATCTTGGATGCCCAGGTACAGAAACTAGAGGCCGCGTAG
- the rplL gene encoding 50S ribosomal protein L7/L12 — MALDIAAIKAQLSSATVLELKQLIDELKEEWGVTAAAPVAVAVPGAAAGAAAPAAEEKTEFDVILKDAGAQKLNVIKELRAITGLGLKEAKDLAEQGGPVKEGVSKEEAEKIKKQLEDAGAKVELK, encoded by the coding sequence ATGGCACTCGATATCGCTGCAATCAAGGCTCAACTTTCCAGCGCAACCGTACTGGAGCTCAAGCAACTCATCGACGAACTCAAGGAAGAGTGGGGTGTAACCGCGGCTGCACCGGTGGCCGTGGCCGTGCCTGGGGCTGCGGCTGGGGCGGCTGCACCCGCTGCTGAAGAAAAGACCGAATTTGATGTGATCCTTAAGGATGCCGGTGCCCAGAAGCTCAACGTGATTAAGGAGCTGCGGGCCATTACCGGTCTGGGCCTTAAGGAAGCCAAAGACCTGGCCGAGCAGGGCGGCCCCGTCAAGGAAGGCGTTTCCAAAGAGGAGGCCGAGAAGATCAAGAAGCAGCTCGAGGACGCCGGCGCCAAGGTCGAACTCAAATAG
- a CDS encoding lipocalin-like domain-containing protein — protein sequence MRWWLMVAVLALAGCLPSLQAFDPDRLLTADNWGPNNTPLEWWYVSGYLPEEGLAFHWAFFKAYVPQNWQVGPIKPAIFFPGPYHAAHLAITDLRSHQKFFDERFDFRTDRPQGDSLVQFPPLRLEQGDWRLVQQGSTYHLSAGPIQVRLTPLKPAVVHPPGYSGTPETGRMYYVSFTRMALEGAIAGRAVRGEAWMDHQWGDQIGSQGSSPTGLGALWDWFGLHLSNGVDLMLYRVKNAREEVVQLAATAVDAQGEARALNNLRMTPLENWVSPSGRSYSLVWQVEADGLNLRLEALRKDQELLTASTRVAYWEGPVAGSGTWQGQGVLATGMGEFVAGPYNPPDELFGPFPGR from the coding sequence ATGCGCTGGTGGCTGATGGTTGCAGTGCTGGCCCTGGCTGGTTGTTTACCCTCCCTGCAGGCCTTCGACCCCGACCGCTTGCTCACAGCCGATAATTGGGGCCCCAACAACACACCCCTGGAATGGTGGTATGTCTCCGGCTACCTACCCGAGGAAGGTCTGGCCTTTCACTGGGCGTTCTTTAAGGCCTATGTACCGCAAAACTGGCAGGTCGGCCCTATTAAGCCGGCCATCTTTTTCCCCGGCCCATACCACGCCGCGCACCTCGCTATTACCGACCTCCGTAGCCATCAAAAATTCTTCGATGAACGCTTCGACTTCCGCACCGACCGGCCCCAGGGGGATAGCCTCGTGCAGTTTCCACCCCTGCGGCTCGAGCAGGGCGACTGGAGGCTGGTGCAGCAAGGCTCGACCTACCATCTCTCGGCCGGGCCCATCCAGGTGCGCCTGACCCCGCTCAAACCCGCCGTGGTGCACCCGCCGGGCTACTCGGGCACCCCCGAAACCGGGCGGATGTACTACGTGTCGTTTACCCGCATGGCCCTGGAAGGCGCTATCGCTGGCCGGGCCGTGCGCGGCGAAGCCTGGATGGATCACCAATGGGGCGACCAGATCGGCAGCCAGGGTAGCAGCCCTACCGGCTTGGGGGCCCTGTGGGACTGGTTTGGTCTGCATCTTTCCAATGGGGTCGATTTGATGCTGTACCGCGTAAAGAATGCCAGAGAGGAGGTGGTTCAGCTCGCGGCCACCGCGGTTGATGCACAGGGAGAGGCGCGCGCACTCAACAACCTGCGGATGACCCCTCTGGAAAACTGGGTCTCGCCCAGCGGGCGCAGCTACAGCCTGGTCTGGCAGGTCGAAGCCGACGGCTTAAACCTCCGCCTCGAGGCCTTGCGCAAAGACCAGGAGCTCCTCACAGCCTCAACCCGGGTGGCCTACTGGGAGGGCCCGGTGGCCGGTAGCGGCACCTGGCAAGGGCAGGGTGTTTTGGCTACAGGCATGGGTGAGTTTGTGGCTGGCCCCTACAATCCTCCGGACGAGCTCTTTGGGCCCTTCCCAGGGCGCTAG
- a CDS encoding TatD family hydrolase — protein MTDTHCHLDYMEPQETQAALEASSDFRAILTIGTNPERNRKALALAEAHPHIWAAVGLHPTEAQLLSPELEADLQDLAQHPKVRAIGETGLDFYWKPETRQAQYRALDFQHRLAAARGLPLIFHVRSREDGLAEQELADWLLYNRPLRFVLHAFSGHPRLLEVGLELGAYFGLAGPLTYKKNTALREAARQIPLERLLVETDAPFLPPEPYRGRRNHPALVRFTLAKLAEVRALSLEQMEQVTDRNAQACFGFNRF, from the coding sequence ATGACCGATACCCATTGCCACCTAGACTACATGGAGCCCCAAGAGACCCAGGCGGCCCTCGAGGCCTCGAGCGACTTCAGGGCCATCCTTACCATAGGTACGAACCCCGAGCGCAACCGCAAGGCGCTGGCCTTGGCCGAGGCCCATCCCCATATCTGGGCCGCTGTGGGCCTGCACCCTACCGAGGCCCAGCTTCTTTCACCGGAGCTCGAGGCCGACCTGCAAGATCTGGCCCAGCATCCAAAGGTGCGGGCCATCGGTGAGACCGGCCTGGACTTCTACTGGAAGCCAGAGACCCGCCAGGCCCAGTATCGCGCCCTGGATTTTCAGCACCGACTGGCGGCTGCGCGGGGCTTGCCGCTGATCTTTCACGTGCGCAGCCGGGAAGACGGCCTGGCCGAGCAGGAGCTGGCCGACTGGCTGCTGTACAACCGTCCGTTGAGGTTTGTCCTGCACGCTTTCTCGGGGCATCCGCGCCTCCTTGAGGTGGGCCTGGAACTCGGGGCCTATTTTGGCTTGGCGGGGCCCTTGACCTATAAGAAAAACACGGCCTTGCGCGAGGCAGCCCGGCAAATTCCCCTCGAGCGCCTGCTCGTCGAAACCGATGCACCCTTTCTACCCCCCGAGCCATATCGGGGCCGGCGCAACCACCCCGCGCTCGTCCGGTTTACACTGGCTAAACTGGCCGAGGTTCGAGCGCTGAGCCTCGAGCAGATGGAGCAAGTAACCGATCGGAATGCGCAGGCTTGCTTTGGGTTTAACCGATTCTGA
- a CDS encoding cation diffusion facilitator family transporter, which translates to MTPVRALSLSLVVAGVVFGLKWLAYAITGSVALYSDALESIVNIVAAGTALVAVLVSRRPADSNHPFGHTKAEYFSAVLEGVLIVLAALAIVREAGPKLFMPQPVESLGTGLLVSLGASGINAALGWFLVSSGRKARSPAVVADGRHILADVLTSVGVLLGVGLAWLSGWWVLDPLLAMAVAINILWVGWRLVRDSVGGLMDESVSELELSSIRSALHKALEGLAAEGKVLEIHDLRTRRAGPRTFVEFHLVVPGQTSVEQAHQICDRLEGALQASLDGITTTIHVEPDHKAKHTTFRIG; encoded by the coding sequence ATGACCCCCGTGCGTGCCCTCTCGTTGAGCCTCGTGGTTGCAGGGGTGGTATTTGGTCTGAAATGGCTGGCTTATGCAATCACCGGTTCTGTAGCCCTGTACTCCGATGCACTGGAGTCTATCGTCAACATCGTGGCGGCCGGAACCGCCCTGGTGGCTGTGCTGGTTTCGCGCCGCCCTGCTGATAGCAATCACCCTTTTGGTCACACCAAGGCCGAGTACTTCTCGGCGGTCTTGGAGGGGGTGTTGATTGTACTAGCGGCGCTGGCCATTGTGCGGGAAGCCGGGCCCAAACTGTTTATGCCACAGCCGGTTGAAAGCCTGGGCACAGGGCTGCTGGTTTCTTTGGGGGCCTCAGGGATTAACGCCGCGCTGGGCTGGTTCCTGGTTAGCAGCGGCCGCAAAGCCCGTTCACCAGCGGTTGTGGCCGATGGGCGGCACATCCTGGCCGATGTGCTGACCTCGGTGGGGGTGCTGCTGGGGGTTGGGCTGGCCTGGTTGAGCGGCTGGTGGGTCTTGGATCCCTTGCTGGCCATGGCCGTAGCGATCAACATTCTGTGGGTGGGTTGGCGGCTGGTGCGCGACTCCGTTGGGGGTCTGATGGATGAGTCGGTTTCGGAACTCGAGCTTAGCAGTATCCGCAGCGCGTTGCACAAAGCCCTCGAGGGGCTGGCCGCCGAAGGCAAGGTGTTGGAGATTCACGACCTGCGCACCCGGCGGGCCGGGCCGCGTACTTTTGTGGAATTTCACCTGGTTGTACCGGGCCAGACCTCGGTGGAGCAGGCCCATCAGATATGCGACCGGCTCGAGGGCGCCTTGCAGGCCAGCCTCGATGGCATAACCACCACCATCCACGTGGAGCCCGACCACAAGGCCAAGCACACAACCTTCAGAATCGGTTAA
- the rplA gene encoding 50S ribosomal protein L1, translating into MPKRGKRYRALLEKVDLNKVYSIEEAAALIPQIKSAKFDETVEVHVKLGIDPKKSDQNVRSTVALPHGTGRSVRVLAIAKGEKIAEAQAAGADIAAGEEIIQEILDGRSDFDAVVATPDVMGAVGSKLGRILGPKGLLPNPKAGTVGFNIGEMVREIKAGRIEFRNDKTGVVHGPVGKASFAPEKIAENVRAFIKAVESAKPDGAKGTYLRSIYLTTTMGPSIKVSTSTAHQS; encoded by the coding sequence ATGCCTAAGCGCGGAAAACGTTACCGGGCCCTACTGGAAAAAGTAGACCTGAACAAGGTGTACTCCATTGAGGAAGCCGCCGCCCTGATCCCGCAGATCAAGAGCGCCAAGTTCGACGAGACTGTGGAGGTGCACGTCAAGCTGGGCATCGACCCCAAAAAGTCGGATCAAAACGTGCGCTCCACTGTGGCTCTGCCGCATGGTACCGGCCGCAGCGTGCGGGTGCTGGCCATTGCCAAGGGCGAGAAGATTGCTGAGGCCCAGGCTGCCGGTGCCGACATCGCTGCCGGGGAGGAAATTATCCAGGAAATCCTGGACGGCCGCTCCGACTTCGATGCGGTGGTGGCTACCCCTGATGTGATGGGCGCGGTCGGCTCCAAACTGGGGCGTATTCTGGGCCCCAAGGGCCTGCTACCCAACCCCAAAGCCGGTACGGTGGGTTTTAATATCGGTGAAATGGTGCGCGAAATTAAGGCGGGCCGGATCGAGTTCCGCAACGACAAAACCGGCGTGGTGCACGGCCCGGTAGGCAAAGCCAGCTTTGCACCCGAGAAAATTGCCGAGAACGTGCGGGCTTTTATCAAAGCCGTTGAGAGTGCTAAACCCGACGGGGCCAAGGGCACCTATCTGCGCTCGATCTACCTCACCACCACCATGGGGCCCAGCATCAAGGTGAGCACCAGCACAGCCCACCAGTCCTAA
- the rplK gene encoding 50S ribosomal protein L11, with protein MKKITAVVKLQLPAGKATPAPPVGPALGQHGANIMEFVKQFNAASASMGDAIVPVEITIFSDRSFTFITKTPPASYLIRKAAGLEKGSGKSGREKVGKLTWEQCLQIAKQKMPDMNALDLESAARQIAGSARSMGVEVTGVPNA; from the coding sequence ATGAAAAAGATTACCGCTGTGGTCAAGCTACAGCTCCCAGCCGGCAAGGCCACACCGGCGCCCCCGGTGGGCCCGGCGCTTGGTCAGCACGGCGCCAACATCATGGAGTTCGTCAAGCAGTTCAACGCGGCCAGCGCCAGCATGGGCGATGCGATTGTGCCCGTTGAGATCACCATCTTCTCCGACCGCTCATTCACCTTCATCACCAAGACCCCTCCGGCCTCCTACCTGATCCGCAAAGCCGCAGGCCTTGAAAAGGGGTCTGGCAAGAGCGGGCGCGAAAAGGTGGGCAAGCTTACCTGGGAGCAGTGCCTGCAGATTGCCAAGCAGAAGATGCCGGACATGAACGCTTTGGATCTGGAATCCGCGGCCCGTCAAATTGCTGGCTCGGCCCGCTCGATGGGTGTGGAAGTGACGGGGGTGCCCAATGCCTAA
- the nusG gene encoding transcription termination/antitermination protein NusG yields MSIEWYAVHTYVGHEEKVKQNLEQRVKVLGMQDKIFQVLIPTEEVVEHREGGKKEVVRRKLYPGYIYVLVDLGDTPGEVNEAWEVVRNTPGVTGFVGTATHPVPLTPDEVQHLLEIAGLAGKKETPKPQVTFKEGDVVRVVSGPFAEFTGVVSEVNLERQKVKVLVSIFGRETPVELEFSQVVRA; encoded by the coding sequence ATGAGCATTGAATGGTATGCCGTCCACACCTATGTTGGCCACGAGGAAAAGGTCAAGCAAAACCTCGAGCAACGGGTGAAGGTTCTCGGTATGCAGGACAAGATCTTCCAGGTCTTGATCCCCACCGAGGAGGTTGTGGAGCACCGCGAGGGCGGTAAGAAAGAAGTGGTGCGCCGTAAACTTTACCCAGGCTACATCTACGTGCTGGTGGATCTAGGCGATACCCCCGGTGAGGTCAACGAGGCCTGGGAAGTGGTGCGCAACACCCCCGGCGTCACGGGTTTTGTTGGCACCGCCACCCATCCGGTGCCCCTCACCCCAGATGAGGTACAGCACCTCCTGGAGATTGCTGGTTTGGCTGGGAAAAAAGAAACCCCCAAGCCCCAGGTTACCTTCAAAGAAGGCGATGTGGTGCGCGTGGTTTCGGGCCCTTTTGCCGAATTTACCGGTGTAGTAAGCGAGGTCAACCTCGAGCGCCAGAAGGTCAAGGTTCTGGTCTCTATTTTTGGACGCGAAACCCCAGTCGAGCTGGAGTTTTCGCAGGTCGTTCGCGCTTAG
- the secE gene encoding preprotein translocase subunit SecE: protein MAQEQNAAPRRPLGARIINYFREARAELTRVTWPSRQEVIESTQVILVFAVVAMVVLGLIDTIFRFITVRLP, encoded by the coding sequence ATGGCTCAAGAGCAGAATGCCGCCCCCCGGCGCCCACTTGGTGCGCGGATTATCAACTACTTCCGCGAAGCCCGCGCCGAGCTTACCCGTGTCACCTGGCCTAGCCGTCAAGAGGTTATCGAGTCCACGCAGGTCATCTTGGTGTTCGCCGTCGTGGCAATGGTTGTGCTGGGCTTAATCGATACCATCTTCCGCTTCATCACGGTGCGCTTACCCTAA
- the rpmG gene encoding 50S ribosomal protein L33 — MASDVRIKLLLECTECKRRNYATEKNRRNTTAKLELKKFCPWCNKHLPHKEVKV, encoded by the coding sequence ATGGCGAGTGACGTACGAATCAAGCTGCTCTTGGAATGCACCGAGTGCAAGCGGCGCAACTATGCGACGGAGAAAAACCGTCGCAACACCACGGCCAAGCTCGAGCTCAAGAAGTTTTGCCCTTGGTGCAACAAGCACCTGCCCCACAAGGAAGTAAAGGTCTAA
- the tuf gene encoding elongation factor Tu, with amino-acid sequence MAKGVFERTKPHVNVGTIGHVDHGKTTLTAAITFVAAAANPNVEVQAYDQIDKAPEEKARGITINTAHVEYETEKRHYSHVDCPGHADYVKNMITGAAQMDGAILVVSGTDGPMPQTREHILLSRQVGVPYIIVFLNKIDMVDDPELLDLVEMEIRDLLNQYEFPGDDTPIIRGSGLKALEHMMAHPKTQRGENEWVDKIWELLDAIDSYIPTPQRDVDKPFLMPVEDVFTITGRGTVATGRIERGKIKTGEEVEIVGLRETQKTVVTGVEMHRKTLSEGIAGDNVGLLLRGVSREDVERGQVLAKPGSVTPHTKFEASVYILKKEEGGRHTGFFTNYRPQFYFRTTDVTGVVELPKGVEMVMPGDNVTFTVELIKPIAMEEGLRFAIREGGRTVGAGVVAKIIE; translated from the coding sequence ATGGCGAAAGGCGTATTTGAGCGCACCAAACCCCACGTGAACGTAGGGACGATCGGACACGTGGACCACGGGAAGACCACCCTGACGGCGGCGATTACCTTTGTGGCGGCGGCGGCCAACCCCAACGTGGAGGTACAGGCCTACGACCAGATCGATAAGGCGCCCGAGGAGAAGGCCCGTGGGATTACCATCAACACGGCCCACGTGGAGTACGAGACCGAGAAACGGCACTACTCGCACGTGGACTGCCCGGGCCACGCCGACTACGTCAAGAACATGATCACCGGTGCGGCCCAGATGGACGGGGCCATTCTGGTGGTTTCGGGTACCGACGGCCCCATGCCCCAGACCCGCGAGCACATCCTGCTCTCGCGCCAGGTGGGGGTGCCGTACATCATCGTCTTCCTGAACAAGATCGACATGGTGGACGACCCCGAACTGTTGGATCTGGTGGAGATGGAGATCCGCGACCTGCTGAACCAGTACGAGTTCCCCGGCGACGACACCCCCATCATCCGGGGCTCGGGCCTGAAGGCGCTGGAGCACATGATGGCCCACCCCAAGACCCAGCGGGGCGAGAACGAGTGGGTGGATAAGATCTGGGAGCTGCTGGATGCCATCGACTCCTACATTCCCACCCCCCAGCGGGACGTGGACAAGCCCTTCCTGATGCCGGTGGAGGACGTGTTCACCATCACCGGGCGTGGTACCGTGGCCACCGGGCGGATTGAGCGCGGGAAGATCAAGACCGGTGAGGAAGTGGAGATTGTGGGGCTGCGGGAGACCCAGAAGACCGTGGTGACCGGGGTGGAGATGCACCGCAAGACCCTGAGCGAAGGGATTGCTGGGGACAACGTGGGGCTGCTCTTGCGGGGCGTGAGCCGCGAAGATGTGGAGCGGGGCCAGGTGCTGGCCAAGCCGGGGAGCGTCACCCCCCACACCAAGTTCGAGGCCTCGGTCTACATCCTGAAGAAGGAAGAAGGGGGACGGCACACCGGCTTCTTCACCAACTACCGCCCGCAGTTCTACTTCCGCACCACCGATGTGACCGGGGTGGTGGAACTGCCCAAAGGGGTGGAGATGGTGATGCCCGGCGACAACGTCACCTTCACCGTCGAACTCATCAAGCCCATCGCCATGGAAGAAGGCCTGCGCTTCGCCATCCGTGAAGGCGGCCGTACCGTGGGCGCCGGTGTGGTGGCAAAAATCATCGAGTAG
- a CDS encoding MBL fold metallo-hydrolase: MRITPFGAAQTVTGSCHLVEHQNYRLLLDCGAYQGADEERNEEPFGFDPRTVDAVLISHAHNDHIGRLPMLIRQGFAGRVYVTEPTRLILPVILEDALKLMQEERERLVRKGREAPPLPWNESDLAELYTRLEVVTYYQTQSLGPFSYRLRDAGHLPGSAFIQLEAAGRSLIFSGDLGHRRKDVLVDPDYPAMVDLVLCEGTYGDRAHRPFAATLEEFSGILRSVLSQNGKVFIPSFALERTQEVLFYIRELEQRGAIPSVPVFVDSPMASKISEIYPKVRDFFSSEVQRLYAQGLDPFRPQRLEYTHSVEESKALNLMQGPMVVIAGNGMLSGGRILHHLRHGLPDSKNAVIITGYQPRGGLGELLINGAETVRMFGETVQVRARTHTLGGFSGHAGRDELLDWLDGEQRVALVHGEVEKLQALGQALRERGKVVFLGEWGKAIEV, encoded by the coding sequence ATGCGAATAACCCCATTTGGCGCAGCGCAGACGGTGACCGGAAGTTGCCACCTGGTGGAGCACCAGAATTACCGATTGCTGCTGGACTGTGGCGCTTATCAGGGTGCCGATGAAGAACGCAACGAAGAGCCTTTTGGTTTTGATCCCAGAACCGTTGACGCGGTGCTGATCTCCCATGCCCACAACGATCACATCGGCCGCCTACCCATGCTAATACGCCAGGGATTTGCGGGCCGGGTGTACGTTACAGAACCAACCCGGTTGATACTGCCGGTGATCCTCGAGGATGCCCTAAAGCTTATGCAAGAAGAGCGCGAGCGCTTGGTGCGCAAGGGCCGTGAGGCGCCCCCATTGCCCTGGAACGAAAGCGATCTGGCCGAACTTTATACCCGTCTGGAGGTGGTCACCTACTACCAGACGCAGAGCCTGGGGCCGTTCAGCTACCGCCTGCGCGACGCGGGGCATCTTCCCGGCAGCGCCTTTATTCAGCTCGAGGCCGCCGGCAGATCCCTGATTTTTAGCGGTGACCTGGGCCACCGACGGAAAGATGTGTTGGTGGATCCCGACTATCCGGCCATGGTTGACCTGGTTTTGTGTGAAGGGACTTATGGAGACCGTGCGCATCGTCCATTTGCTGCAACCCTGGAAGAGTTTTCCGGTATTTTGAGGAGCGTGCTGAGCCAGAATGGCAAGGTCTTCATCCCGTCGTTTGCCCTCGAGCGTACCCAGGAGGTGCTGTTTTACATCCGCGAGCTCGAGCAGCGCGGGGCCATTCCCAGCGTTCCGGTGTTTGTGGACTCGCCCATGGCCTCCAAAATCAGCGAGATTTATCCTAAAGTGCGCGACTTTTTCAGCAGCGAGGTTCAGCGCCTTTATGCCCAGGGTCTCGACCCTTTCCGCCCCCAGCGGCTCGAGTACACCCACAGCGTGGAGGAGTCCAAGGCCCTTAATCTGATGCAGGGCCCTATGGTTGTTATCGCTGGCAACGGAATGCTTTCCGGGGGGCGTATACTACACCACCTGCGCCATGGTCTGCCCGATAGCAAAAACGCTGTGATTATCACGGGCTACCAGCCCCGGGGTGGCCTGGGAGAATTGCTGATCAATGGTGCTGAAACGGTACGGATGTTCGGCGAAACCGTACAAGTACGGGCCAGAACCCATACCCTGGGTGGTTTCTCGGGCCACGCAGGCCGTGATGAATTGCTCGACTGGTTGGACGGCGAGCAGCGCGTAGCCCTGGTGCATGGTGAAGTGGAAAAACTGCAGGCGCTGGGACAGGCCTTGCGGGAGCGCGGCAAGGTAGTGTTTCTGGGAGAGTGGGGCAAGGCCATCGAGGTCTAG